From Lysinibacillus sp. SGAir0095, the proteins below share one genomic window:
- the serA gene encoding phosphoglycerate dehydrogenase → MVTKNVTATNLINVFIADPLSEDGIFPLRQETELNLNVVIETGLAPEELISRIEDVHVLLVRSQTKVTREIIAAAKNLKLIGRAGVGVDNIDLAAATEHGVIVVNAPDGNTNSAAEHSIAMMTSLARHIPQAYNALKNGIWDRKSYVGVELKNKTLGVVGFGRIGTEVAYRAKGQRMNVIAYDPFLTEERAKELGVTKGTVDEVVQAADFITVHTPLLPETRNLINKDKFAIMKNDVRIINCARGGIIDEDDLYDAIVEGKVAGAALDVFVEEPATNHKLLTLPQVIATPHLGASTIEAQESVAVDVSNDIIKFFKTGTVTNPVNMPSIPKELLAQVEPFFELAEKLGTFLSQVTTEPVKEINISYAGEVANYDVRPLTSNNLKGLLQKNHGEHVNDVNARYLSERIGIKINEHKTTTAKGFTNLITVEVKTENEVHSVAGTLLNGLGARIVKVENYVVDVIPQGHLLYIKNTDKPGAIGRVATKLAEKDINIATMQVGRDQVGGTAVMMLTIDNDVTTEDLNFVAQLENIDEVKAITL, encoded by the coding sequence ATGGTAACAAAAAATGTAACTGCAACGAACTTAATCAATGTATTTATTGCTGATCCACTTAGTGAGGATGGGATTTTCCCACTGCGTCAAGAAACAGAATTAAATCTAAACGTCGTGATTGAGACAGGTCTTGCACCAGAAGAACTTATTTCAAGAATTGAAGATGTTCATGTACTTCTAGTACGTAGCCAAACAAAAGTTACTCGCGAAATCATTGCGGCTGCTAAAAACTTAAAATTAATCGGTCGTGCCGGTGTTGGTGTTGATAACATTGACTTAGCTGCTGCTACTGAGCATGGGGTGATTGTGGTCAATGCACCAGACGGCAATACAAACTCTGCAGCAGAACATTCAATTGCCATGATGACTTCACTAGCTCGTCATATTCCACAAGCCTATAATGCTTTAAAAAATGGTATCTGGGATCGTAAATCTTATGTTGGTGTTGAACTAAAGAATAAAACTTTAGGTGTCGTTGGTTTTGGACGTATTGGAACAGAAGTAGCTTATCGTGCTAAAGGTCAACGTATGAATGTTATTGCATATGACCCATTCCTAACTGAAGAACGTGCAAAAGAGCTTGGTGTTACGAAAGGGACAGTAGATGAAGTTGTTCAGGCTGCTGACTTTATCACAGTACATACGCCATTACTTCCAGAGACACGTAACTTAATTAATAAAGATAAATTTGCAATCATGAAAAATGATGTACGCATTATTAACTGTGCACGTGGCGGTATTATTGATGAAGATGATTTATATGATGCAATCGTTGAAGGTAAAGTTGCTGGAGCCGCACTTGACGTTTTCGTTGAAGAGCCAGCGACAAATCATAAATTATTAACTTTACCACAGGTTATTGCTACACCACACTTGGGTGCATCAACAATTGAAGCACAAGAATCTGTAGCAGTTGACGTTTCTAACGATATTATTAAATTCTTTAAAACGGGGACGGTTACAAACCCAGTTAACATGCCGTCAATTCCAAAAGAATTACTTGCTCAAGTAGAGCCGTTCTTTGAGCTTGCTGAAAAATTAGGAACATTCCTATCTCAAGTAACAACCGAGCCAGTTAAGGAAATCAATATTTCTTATGCTGGTGAAGTGGCAAACTATGATGTACGCCCATTAACTTCAAATAACTTAAAAGGGTTATTGCAAAAAAACCATGGTGAACATGTAAATGATGTGAATGCTCGTTATTTATCTGAGCGTATCGGCATTAAAATTAACGAACATAAAACAACCACTGCTAAAGGCTTTACAAACCTAATAACAGTAGAAGTGAAAACAGAAAACGAGGTTCACTCTGTTGCGGGAACACTTCTTAATGGTTTAGGTGCACGTATCGTAAAAGTCGAAAACTATGTTGTTGACGTTATTCCACAAGGTCACCTTCTATACATCAAAAACACTGACAAACCAGGTGCGATTGGTCGCGTAGCCACAAAACTTGCTGAAAAAGATATCAATATTGCAACCATGCAAGTAGGTCGTGATCAAGTCGGCGGAACAGCTGTTATGATGCTTACAATCGATAACGATGTAACAACGGAAGACTTAAACTTTGTCGCACAGCTTGAAAATATTGATGAAGTAAAAGCAATTACACTTTAA
- a CDS encoding coproporphyrinogen III oxidase yields the protein MKKIEINKVFKEDWNRVLNHIANLFYEDSKIVVSAEDAELSFRFQHSIDDDFTIHTACELTADGLTYTSNYSIQYETEGTEKEQGIRMKRALSHVMLDVLEQFTGMTQQWGILTGVRPTKLYHNYRKQGRSDEEIYAILKKDFRISDSKIALMHEIVKRQLITIPDLDELGKEISVYIGVPFCPTKCAYCTFPAYAIQSNRKAGRVESFIDGLHIEIRAMGKWLKDNNMNITSVYWGGGTPTSIEADEMDSLYKTMFESFPNPEQIREITVEAGRPDTITPEKIEVLKKWGIDRISVNPQSYTDETLKAIGRHHTVQETIDKFWLSRESGMNNINMDLIIGLPNEGIEEFQHSLDESAKMQPESLTVHTLSFKRASEMTHNKDKYKVADRETVTKMMEMASNWTKENSYVPYYLYRQKNILGNLENVGYCKPGEESIYNIVIMEEVQTILGIGCGASTKFVNPITGKITQFHNPKDPAAYIMTFEEAIEKKIEMLNELYPMQTKQ from the coding sequence ATGAAAAAAATTGAAATAAATAAAGTGTTTAAAGAGGATTGGAATCGAGTATTAAATCATATTGCCAATTTATTTTATGAAGATTCTAAGATTGTCGTATCTGCTGAGGATGCAGAGCTTTCTTTTCGTTTCCAACACTCAATTGATGATGACTTTACAATCCACACTGCCTGTGAATTAACTGCAGATGGACTAACATATACAAGCAATTACTCAATTCAATATGAAACTGAAGGTACAGAAAAAGAACAGGGGATTCGTATGAAACGCGCCTTATCCCACGTTATGCTTGATGTCCTTGAGCAATTTACAGGAATGACCCAGCAATGGGGGATTTTAACGGGTGTTCGTCCGACAAAGCTATACCACAACTACCGTAAACAAGGTAGGAGTGATGAAGAAATCTATGCAATTTTAAAGAAAGACTTCCGAATTTCGGACTCCAAAATTGCCTTGATGCATGAAATCGTAAAACGACAGCTTATCACAATCCCTGATTTAGACGAATTAGGCAAAGAGATTTCTGTTTATATTGGTGTACCATTCTGCCCGACAAAATGTGCTTATTGTACTTTCCCGGCATACGCGATTCAAAGTAACCGAAAAGCAGGTCGTGTTGAATCCTTTATTGATGGATTGCATATTGAAATCCGTGCAATGGGAAAATGGCTAAAGGACAATAACATGAATATCACTTCTGTCTATTGGGGTGGGGGAACACCAACATCCATCGAAGCCGATGAAATGGATTCTTTATATAAAACAATGTTTGAATCCTTCCCAAATCCTGAGCAAATTCGCGAAATTACTGTAGAAGCCGGAAGACCAGACACAATCACGCCTGAAAAGATTGAAGTATTGAAAAAATGGGGCATAGATCGAATCTCGGTTAATCCGCAAAGCTATACAGACGAAACCTTAAAAGCGATTGGTCGTCACCATACAGTTCAGGAAACAATCGATAAATTCTGGTTGTCTAGAGAATCTGGAATGAATAATATCAACATGGATTTAATCATTGGTCTTCCAAATGAAGGGATAGAGGAGTTCCAGCATTCATTAGATGAAAGTGCAAAAATGCAGCCTGAATCCTTAACTGTTCATACTTTGTCCTTCAAACGTGCTTCGGAAATGACGCACAATAAAGATAAATATAAAGTGGCTGATCGTGAAACGGTTACGAAGATGATGGAGATGGCAAGTAATTGGACTAAAGAAAACAGTTATGTACCTTATTACTTATACCGTCAGAAAAATATCCTAGGTAACTTAGAAAATGTAGGATATTGTAAGCCGGGAGAAGAAAGTATCTATAATATTGTCATTATGGAAGAAGTTCAAACGATACTTGGGATTGGTTGTGGTGCCTCTACAAAATTTGTGAACCCTATTACCGGAAAAATTACACAGTTTCATAATCCAAAGGACCCGGCAGCGTACATTATGACTTTCGAAGAAGCAATTGAGAAAAAAATAGAGATGTTGAATGAATTGTATCCAATGCAAACTAAGCAATAA
- a CDS encoding YhzD family protein codes for MENFRFTAFEKTGEILFDEVWTFENEEAAKVEGQKQIEEKGVESKTHRLVNSSGKLVLFHI; via the coding sequence ATGGAAAACTTTCGATTCACAGCATTTGAAAAAACAGGGGAAATTTTATTTGATGAAGTGTGGACATTCGAAAATGAAGAAGCTGCAAAAGTTGAAGGTCAGAAACAAATCGAAGAAAAAGGAGTAGAGAGCAAAACTCACCGCCTTGTTAATTCTTCTGGCAAGCTTGTTTTATTCCATATTTAA
- the yhaM gene encoding 3'-5' exoribonuclease YhaM, with the protein MKGITQLQAGEQVNQFLLIKQATKGVTTVGKPFMTLILQDKSGDIEAKLWDTNEDHEKMYRPEVIVQVGGEIHDYRGKNQLRIKQIRVVKPEEGIQINDLLPSATTPKEELYEELTQFFFEIKNPSISRITRYILKKYQAEITVFPAASKNHHDYSSGLIDHVVSMLRLGKAICDLYPSLNRDLVYAGVILHDIGKVKELTGPIATAYTVEGNLLGHISIMVDEIGQAAKELNIDGEEVVILKHIVLSHHGKEEWGSPKKPMIQEAEILHYIDNIDAKMNMLTRALSKTKPGEFTERLFPLDNRSFYKPTFE; encoded by the coding sequence ATGAAAGGAATCACACAACTCCAAGCGGGTGAACAAGTCAACCAATTTTTATTAATCAAACAGGCTACTAAAGGAGTTACAACCGTAGGAAAACCTTTCATGACACTCATCCTACAAGATAAGAGTGGGGATATTGAGGCAAAGCTATGGGATACAAATGAAGACCATGAAAAAATGTATCGTCCTGAAGTAATCGTACAAGTTGGCGGGGAAATTCATGATTATAGAGGGAAAAACCAGCTGCGGATTAAACAAATTAGAGTCGTTAAACCAGAAGAGGGGATACAAATTAACGACCTACTTCCTTCAGCAACAACGCCGAAAGAAGAATTGTATGAAGAACTAACACAATTTTTCTTTGAAATAAAAAACCCGAGTATTTCCCGCATAACTAGATATATTCTGAAAAAATATCAAGCTGAAATTACAGTATTTCCAGCTGCTTCAAAAAACCATCATGACTATTCATCGGGTTTGATTGATCATGTTGTCTCCATGCTGCGTCTTGGAAAAGCTATTTGTGATTTATATCCATCCTTAAATCGGGATTTAGTTTATGCAGGTGTAATCTTGCATGATATCGGGAAAGTCAAGGAGCTCACAGGGCCAATTGCAACTGCTTATACAGTAGAGGGGAATTTGCTGGGGCATATTTCCATTATGGTGGATGAAATTGGACAAGCAGCAAAAGAATTGAATATTGATGGAGAAGAAGTAGTAATCTTAAAGCATATAGTATTATCCCACCACGGGAAAGAAGAGTGGGGTAGTCCGAAGAAACCGATGATTCAAGAGGCAGAAATTCTCCACTATATCGATAATATCGACGCGAAAATGAATATGCTAACAAGAGCATTATCCAAAACGAAGCCGGGAGAATTTACAGAAAGATTATTCCCACTCGATAACCGTTCTTTCTATAAACCAACATTTGAATAA
- a CDS encoding tetratricopeptide repeat-containing diguanylate cyclase, with the protein MQELEELKITMNALVREDRFNEFFNLFDPTASLALQENNYNLLIDLYLKRSKIFFNIGDIQSCIADLKKITEWIDEHGTDGQRTTYLNMYATVCGELGNQKKNLEYLNKAKALAMKLDDFLTLCKIYNNLGVYYLVEGEPANAVSHLQKGLELSKKLDEENEEELMVLLKLNLSKAYTDLGEFEKAEELFDFLFSYIEGKQMMKTSIYVLQYKGLWFKAQKLYEEANEILGKAKDFASKNNDLILLEELNNILVEVITELNDKDRLIAIQKDYIDILLKIKEINLNQNLLQIELTQNEKQYESISTKDPLTSCYNRRYFEKNIKKWLMEAKISAQLVGFFILDVDYFKQINDRYGHLIGDDVLKSVASMTNDYLSAYESIFARYGGDEFVAMVKVPSKDELVEIIDNLYNHISNRIIEVDDEKISTSISLGVSTNVNGMVSEYKEIFKLADDALYESKRNGRNQYTVNS; encoded by the coding sequence TTGCAAGAACTAGAAGAATTAAAAATTACCATGAACGCTCTAGTTAGAGAAGATCGGTTTAACGAATTTTTTAACTTATTTGATCCAACAGCAAGTCTTGCATTACAAGAAAACAATTACAATTTATTAATAGATTTATATTTAAAGCGCAGCAAGATATTTTTTAATATTGGAGATATCCAATCTTGTATTGCAGACTTAAAGAAGATAACGGAGTGGATTGACGAGCATGGTACTGATGGTCAAAGAACAACTTATTTAAATATGTATGCTACAGTTTGTGGAGAACTAGGAAACCAAAAGAAAAACCTTGAGTATTTAAACAAGGCAAAAGCCTTGGCTATGAAATTAGACGATTTTCTTACTCTTTGCAAGATATACAACAACTTAGGAGTCTATTATTTAGTTGAAGGAGAACCAGCAAACGCAGTATCTCATTTACAAAAAGGGCTTGAATTATCGAAAAAGCTTGATGAAGAAAATGAAGAAGAGTTAATGGTGTTATTAAAACTAAATTTATCCAAGGCCTATACGGATTTAGGGGAATTTGAAAAAGCTGAGGAGCTATTTGACTTTTTATTTTCTTATATTGAAGGCAAGCAAATGATGAAAACATCCATATACGTACTACAATATAAAGGATTATGGTTTAAAGCCCAAAAACTTTATGAAGAAGCAAATGAGATCTTAGGGAAAGCGAAGGATTTTGCATCAAAAAATAATGATTTAATCCTATTAGAAGAATTAAATAATATTCTAGTAGAGGTTATAACAGAATTAAACGATAAAGACCGCCTTATTGCGATTCAAAAAGATTATATTGATATCCTTCTTAAAATTAAAGAAATAAATCTAAACCAAAATTTACTTCAAATTGAATTAACTCAAAATGAAAAACAATATGAATCCATCTCAACCAAAGACCCTTTAACATCTTGCTATAATCGCCGTTACTTTGAAAAAAATATAAAAAAATGGTTAATGGAAGCAAAAATCTCTGCTCAGTTAGTCGGCTTTTTCATACTGGATGTTGATTATTTTAAACAAATTAATGATCGATACGGTCATCTTATAGGCGATGATGTCTTAAAGTCTGTGGCAAGTATGACGAATGATTATTTATCGGCATATGAAAGTATTTTTGCTAGGTATGGCGGGGATGAATTTGTTGCAATGGTTAAGGTTCCATCAAAGGATGAATTAGTGGAGATTATTGATAATTTATATAACCACATTTCCAATAGAATCATAGAAGTCGATGATGAGAAGATATCTACTAGTATTAGCTTAGGTGTGAGTACAAACGTTAATGGGATGGTTTCTGAATATAAAGAAATCTTTAAATTGGCAGATGATGCCCTGTACGAATCAAAACGTAATGGACGTAACCAGTATACAGTGAATAGTTAA
- a CDS encoding HAD family hydrolase, with product MSLKTIIFDLDDTLLWDNHSIKTAFEKTCTYAQEKYDVDSEKLEEAVRIEARKLYERYETYDYTVLIGINPFEGLWGTFDDPTDSFQKMKEIIPTYRKEAWTNGLKLLGIDNPTLGAELGERFVEERKKSPFVYEDTYAVLDVLKDEYQLVLLTNGAPSLQNLKLEITPEIRPYFDFVIISGDFGKGKPDAQLFEYMMEKVGITASEGIMVGDNLNTDIKGSASVGMKNVWINREGKQNDSEVTPTYEVTSLTELLELLKRI from the coding sequence ATGTCATTAAAAACCATTATTTTTGATTTAGACGACACATTATTATGGGATAACCATAGTATCAAAACCGCTTTTGAAAAAACATGTACATATGCACAGGAAAAATATGATGTGGATTCTGAAAAACTAGAAGAAGCAGTACGAATTGAAGCAAGAAAGTTATATGAACGCTATGAAACTTACGATTACACGGTCCTAATCGGAATTAACCCCTTTGAAGGTCTATGGGGTACTTTTGATGATCCAACAGATTCATTTCAGAAAATGAAAGAAATTATTCCGACCTACCGTAAAGAAGCCTGGACAAATGGCTTAAAGCTTTTAGGAATTGATAATCCAACACTCGGTGCTGAATTAGGTGAACGATTTGTAGAAGAACGTAAAAAATCTCCTTTTGTTTATGAAGATACATATGCAGTGTTAGATGTACTAAAGGATGAATATCAACTGGTGTTACTAACAAATGGAGCACCAAGCCTGCAAAATTTAAAGCTGGAAATTACGCCAGAGATTCGTCCTTATTTCGATTTTGTCATCATTTCAGGTGATTTTGGCAAAGGAAAGCCAGATGCACAGTTATTTGAATATATGATGGAAAAAGTAGGGATAACAGCGAGTGAAGGAATTATGGTAGGCGACAACTTGAATACTGATATTAAAGGATCTGCAAGTGTCGGCATGAAAAACGTATGGATCAATCGAGAAGGCAAACAGAATGATTCAGAAGTTACGCCAACATATGAAGTAACCTCGTTAACGGAGTTATTGGAGCTATTAAAAAGAATATAA
- a CDS encoding PH domain-containing protein codes for MIKKFASDALGLSDIGKMFEPYDYDKTESDDYLLYEKGEHIYFLIKTRTDEYCFTNLALIHVDGDSAVSKKRTLKRYDYKFNTLRQVSFETTGTLDLDIELKFTIGETAFNIEVHKKFSEKAKDLYKCLVTMERIMRENEKHRNYMFDSLEYATRSLASSGHGQTSPAESFKSIAEFTNHWLQESNRNYSKEDYSDVFELFIRN; via the coding sequence ATGATTAAAAAGTTTGCATCTGACGCTCTAGGACTATCGGATATTGGAAAAATGTTTGAACCTTACGACTATGATAAAACAGAATCGGATGACTATCTTCTTTATGAAAAAGGGGAGCATATTTATTTTCTTATTAAAACAAGGACCGATGAATATTGTTTTACAAATTTAGCATTAATTCATGTTGACGGAGATTCTGCTGTCAGTAAAAAACGTACATTAAAACGATATGACTATAAATTTAATACATTACGTCAAGTTTCGTTTGAAACCACAGGAACTCTGGATCTCGATATAGAGCTTAAATTTACTATTGGCGAAACAGCTTTTAATATTGAGGTCCATAAGAAATTTTCTGAGAAGGCAAAAGATTTATATAAATGCTTAGTCACAATGGAACGGATTATGAGGGAAAATGAGAAACATCGTAACTATATGTTCGATAGTTTGGAATATGCAACAAGAAGTCTTGCTTCTTCAGGACATGGCCAAACCTCTCCTGCTGAGTCCTTTAAATCGATTGCTGAATTTACTAATCATTGGTTACAGGAAAGCAATCGAAATTATTCTAAGGAAGATTATAGCGATGTCTTTGAGCTTTTTATAAGAAACTAA
- a CDS encoding enoyl-CoA hydratase: MAYETIKVEIADRRATLSFNRPNVANSMNLLMMQELADCFEFLKDNPEVQILVIKGEGNIFSAGGDIKMMVTSGDPNDFGDIMSYITRMILALYQLPMITIAQIRGAAAGLGYSLALGCDVIVAEENSKLAMNFIGIGLIPDGAGHFFMKERVGTPKAKQLIWAGDVMSPKEAYQLGLIDHHVGEGEAESFVDQLVGKFLSSPILAMLETKEILHAEKIPELTNILKREAKGQVKMRQTEDHLEGIKAFIEKRAQQFKGK; the protein is encoded by the coding sequence ATGGCATATGAAACAATTAAGGTAGAGATTGCAGATCGACGTGCAACTTTATCATTTAACAGACCGAACGTCGCAAATTCCATGAATCTATTGATGATGCAGGAACTTGCGGATTGTTTTGAATTTTTGAAGGACAATCCAGAAGTTCAAATTTTAGTGATTAAAGGGGAAGGAAATATTTTCTCGGCTGGTGGCGACATTAAGATGATGGTAACCTCAGGTGATCCAAATGACTTCGGAGACATAATGAGCTACATTACGCGTATGATTTTAGCGCTTTACCAATTACCGATGATTACTATAGCACAAATCCGAGGTGCTGCTGCAGGTTTAGGCTATAGTTTGGCATTAGGCTGTGATGTTATAGTGGCCGAAGAGAACAGTAAATTAGCCATGAATTTTATAGGGATTGGGTTAATTCCTGACGGTGCCGGCCATTTCTTTATGAAAGAAAGAGTTGGCACGCCAAAAGCAAAACAACTCATTTGGGCAGGCGATGTGATGAGTCCAAAAGAGGCATATCAACTTGGGCTGATTGATCACCACGTTGGAGAAGGGGAAGCAGAAAGTTTTGTCGATCAGCTTGTCGGGAAGTTTTTATCCTCTCCAATTCTAGCGATGCTTGAAACAAAAGAGATTCTGCACGCGGAAAAAATTCCTGAACTAACGAACATTTTGAAAAGGGAAGCCAAAGGGCAAGTAAAAATGCGCCAAACAGAGGATCACCTTGAAGGAATCAAAGCGTTTATCGAAAAAAGGGCTCAACAGTTTAAAGGGAAATAA
- a CDS encoding DUF3006 domain-containing protein: MKDNAYTLDRFEGMYAIFLKRLKETDQLLIHRSEIATPVKEGDIVEIIDNGENYLITLWKDQTEE; this comes from the coding sequence GTGAAAGATAATGCTTATACATTAGATCGTTTCGAAGGAATGTATGCTATTTTTCTAAAAAGACTTAAAGAAACAGACCAATTATTGATTCATCGTTCAGAGATTGCTACGCCAGTAAAAGAAGGAGATATCGTAGAAATAATTGATAATGGAGAAAACTATCTCATTACGCTTTGGAAAGATCAAACAGAGGAATAA
- a CDS encoding FAD-binding dehydrogenase produces MKYDVVIVGAGLAGLTAACELIDANKKILLVDQEPANSIGGQAFWSFGGLFLVDSPEQRRLGIKDSKELAWQDWLGTAGFDRLEDQDKWGYQWAKAYVEFAAEEKYEWLKSLGIKFFPVVGWAERGGSLAGGHGNSVPRFHIVWGTGPGIVEPFAKKVKQAAHEGKIDYKPRHKVDELLTANGAVIGIKGKILEESSIERGQESSRLEIADFEYYGDAVIVASGGIGANLELVRENWPTRLGQPPKNMVTGVPAYVDGRMLEISENIGASIVNKDRMWHYTEGLKNWSPIWNNHGIRILPGPSSLWFDALGNRFNAPNFPGFDTLSTLEAIMKTGYDYSWFILTEKMIEKEFALSGSEQNPDITNKSIQQILKRVLPGPPAPVKAFMDNGEDFIIAESLKDLVDGMNQLAGNELLDFMKIKDQILAKDRELDNKFTKDMQVMAIQSARQYLGDKLIRVAKPHKILDSKAGRLIAVRLNILSRKTLGGLQTNLNGQVLADNGEPIQGLYAAGEVSGFGGGGVHGYRSLEGTFVGGCLFTGRIVGKYLSK; encoded by the coding sequence GTGAAGTATGATGTTGTGATTGTTGGTGCAGGACTTGCAGGATTAACAGCAGCCTGCGAATTAATCGACGCCAATAAAAAAATATTGCTGGTTGATCAGGAACCTGCAAATTCTATTGGTGGGCAAGCTTTTTGGTCGTTCGGGGGTTTATTTTTAGTAGACTCTCCGGAACAAAGAAGACTGGGTATAAAGGACTCAAAGGAATTAGCATGGCAGGATTGGCTGGGAACTGCAGGATTTGATCGATTGGAAGATCAAGATAAGTGGGGCTATCAATGGGCAAAAGCCTATGTGGAGTTTGCAGCCGAAGAAAAATATGAATGGTTGAAATCTCTTGGCATTAAATTTTTCCCGGTTGTAGGTTGGGCAGAAAGGGGAGGCTCGCTGGCTGGTGGACACGGAAACTCGGTACCGCGTTTTCATATTGTTTGGGGAACAGGTCCGGGCATCGTTGAGCCTTTTGCGAAAAAAGTGAAGCAAGCTGCTCACGAGGGTAAAATCGATTATAAACCTCGACACAAAGTAGATGAACTTCTTACTGCTAATGGCGCTGTTATCGGCATAAAAGGGAAAATCCTTGAAGAAAGTTCAATAGAGCGTGGACAAGAAAGCTCAAGATTAGAAATTGCTGATTTTGAATATTATGGGGATGCTGTGATTGTTGCAAGTGGAGGTATTGGGGCAAATCTAGAACTCGTTCGTGAAAATTGGCCAACTAGACTCGGGCAACCACCAAAAAATATGGTTACAGGAGTACCGGCTTATGTGGATGGGCGAATGCTGGAGATTTCTGAGAATATAGGTGCTTCTATTGTGAACAAAGACCGGATGTGGCACTACACAGAGGGACTTAAAAACTGGAGTCCTATATGGAATAATCATGGAATTAGAATATTACCAGGACCATCTTCTTTATGGTTTGACGCATTGGGAAATCGCTTTAACGCTCCGAACTTTCCTGGTTTCGATACATTAAGTACATTAGAAGCCATTATGAAAACTGGGTACGATTATTCTTGGTTTATCTTAACCGAAAAAATGATTGAAAAGGAATTTGCTCTATCTGGATCTGAACAAAATCCCGATATCACCAATAAAAGTATCCAACAAATATTAAAACGCGTGTTACCGGGTCCACCTGCGCCAGTAAAAGCTTTTATGGATAATGGGGAAGACTTTATTATCGCAGAAAGCTTGAAAGATTTAGTTGATGGCATGAATCAATTAGCTGGAAATGAGTTGCTGGATTTTATGAAAATTAAAGATCAAATTTTGGCAAAAGACCGTGAACTGGATAATAAGTTTACTAAGGATATGCAAGTGATGGCGATACAAAGTGCAAGACAATATTTGGGCGATAAATTAATACGTGTAGCAAAGCCGCATAAAATTTTGGACTCAAAAGCTGGCCGACTTATTGCGGTAAGGTTGAACATTTTATCGAGAAAAACTCTAGGTGGTCTGCAGACGAATTTGAACGGACAGGTACTTGCTGACAATGGAGAACCGATTCAAGGATTGTATGCTGCCGGTGAAGTAAGCGGCTTCGGTGGCGGGGGTGTCCATGGTTATCGATCATTGGAGGGGACATTTGTTGGAGGATGTCTGTTTACTGGAAGGATAGTTGGGAAATATTTAAGTAAATAA
- a CDS encoding YlbF family regulator, with translation MINIYNDINKLEATMRQTDEFKVLKDAVEAVRADEEARVLFANFRDVQMKLQQKQMNGEQLLEDELLYAQKTAQLAQSSPVILAMLEAEMALSKVIEEVNRILVQPIQSLYDGL, from the coding sequence TTGATCAACATTTACAATGACATCAACAAATTAGAAGCAACAATGCGTCAAACAGACGAATTTAAAGTGTTGAAGGATGCTGTAGAAGCAGTTCGTGCTGACGAAGAGGCAAGAGTTTTATTTGCAAATTTCCGTGATGTACAAATGAAGCTTCAACAAAAACAAATGAACGGTGAACAATTGCTTGAAGACGAATTGCTATACGCGCAGAAAACTGCTCAACTGGCACAATCAAGCCCAGTAATCCTAGCAATGCTAGAAGCTGAAATGGCACTAAGTAAAGTAATCGAAGAAGTAAATCGCATACTGGTTCAACCTATTCAATCTTTATACGATGGACTGTAA